AGCCCGGCGAAGCCGCGTCGGGAACGCTGCGCTTCGATCCGTTCGTGCTCTGAGCCGGGCGTCAGAGCAGGCGGGCGGTCATGCCGCCGTCGATGACGAAGCCGCTGCCGGTGACGAAGGACGCCGCATCCGACAGGAGGAAGGCGATGCCGGCGGCGATCTCGCCGGGATCGGCGATGCGCGCGATGCGGTTGCTGGCGAAGGAGAGGCCGGCGGCCTCGGCCCCGCCCGCCGCCTCCAGCCCGTCCAGCGTCATCCGCGTCGCCACCGAGCCGACGATCAGCGCGTTCACGCGGATATGGTCGACGGCATAGTCGAGCGCCATCTGCCGGGAGAGGCCGAGCACCGCCGCCTTCGAGGCGGCATAGGCCGGCACGCCCGGCACCGTTGCCAGCGCATGGACCGAGGCGATGTTGACGATGCTGCCGCCGCCCGCCCGGCGCAGCAGCGGCAGCGTCGCGCGGCAGATGCGGAAGATTGCGGTGAGGTTGACCGCGATGGTGCGGTCCCAGTCCTCATCGGCGACGTCCTCCAGGCGACGCCCCGTCTGGTAGATGCCGGCGGCGTTGACCACGCCGTCGAGGCGGCCGAAGGCGGCGAGAGCCGCGTCGACCGCGGTCCGCACCTGCGCTTCGCGCGTGACGTCGGTCTCGCGGAAGATCAGCGGCGCGCCGGCATGCCGCGCCTGCAGGGCCCGGCCCTCCTCGGCGTCGAGGCCGACGCCGAAGACGCGGGCGCCGCGCGCCAGGAGGTGCTCGGCGGTGGCGCGGCCGATGCCGGTGGCGGCGCCGGTCACCAGCACCACCCGCCCCGCCAGCGCAGCGTCGTTCGAGATCGCCGTCACGGCAACTCCTCCAGTTGCGCCGCCGGCGCGCCGCCGGCCTGGGCCACCGCCACGCTGCGCAGCACCCGTTCCTCCCCGCCCTCGCCGCGCCGGAATTCGTCGACGATGCGCCCGTCCGCCACCACCAGGCAGCGGTCGCTGAGGCCGATCACCTCCTCGAGCTCCGAGGCGACCAGGACCAGCCCGACGCCCTTCGCCGCGAGATCGATGATCAGGCGGTAGATCTCGTGCCTCGTGGCGGCGTCCACGCCCTTGGTCGGCTCGTCCAGCAGGAGGACCCTGGGCCCGCTCATCAGCACGCGGGCGAAGAGCAGCTTCTGCTGGTTGCCGCCGGAGAGGTGGGCGACGGCGGACTGGGGCGAGCGGGCCTTGACGTTCAGCGCCCGCATGGCGCCCAGCACCGCCCGGCCCTCGCGATCGGCGCGAACCATGCCGTGCACCGCGAGCGGCCCGAGATTGCCGATGGTGATGTTGGCCCCGACCGGCAGGTTGAACAGCAGCCCGTCATGCTTGCGATCCTCGGTGAGGAGCGCAATGCCGGCCCGACGCGCGTCCCGGGCGCCGGCGATCGCGAGCCGCCGCCCGTCGAGCGTCACCGTGCCGCTGCTGGGGATGCGGCCGTAGAGGGCGTGCAGGATCTCGGTCCGGCCCGAGCCGAGCAGGCCGGCCAGGCCGACGATCTCGCCGGGCCGC
Above is a genomic segment from Labrys wisconsinensis containing:
- a CDS encoding SDR family NAD(P)-dependent oxidoreductase, translating into MTAISNDAALAGRVVLVTGAATGIGRATAEHLLARGARVFGVGLDAEEGRALQARHAGAPLIFRETDVTREAQVRTAVDAALAAFGRLDGVVNAAGIYQTGRRLEDVADEDWDRTIAVNLTAIFRICRATLPLLRRAGGGSIVNIASVHALATVPGVPAYAASKAAVLGLSRQMALDYAVDHIRVNALIVGSVATRMTLDGLEAAGGAEAAGLSFASNRIARIADPGEIAAGIAFLLSDAASFVTGSGFVIDGGMTARLL